The following is a genomic window from Chryseobacterium sp. StRB126.
TTCTCTGTGTAGCAATGAATTTATTTTCCTAAGTGATCAGGATGATATATGGGCTGATCATAAAGTTAAGATACATTTAGATTACTTTAAAAAACATGAAAATATCAATGTAATAGCTACAAATGGTTATTGCATCACTGATGATGGTGAAAAAAAGGAAATGTATTCTTTCTGGGATCTTCCTGCTATTGCAAAATCAGCTGATAAAAACCTCAGTATAAAGGAAACTCTTTCTAAAGTAACCAATATTGCAACAGGAGCATCAATGTCTTTAAGAAAGTCTTTTTTAAAGGAAATTATGCCCATTCCGGACTCTGAAGGTCTTCATCATGATGAATGGATTGCTTTTATTGCTGTTCAAAAAGATTCTTTCGTAATGCTTGATGAAAAACTCTTTTACTACAGGATTCATAAACATCAACAAATTGGAGGTGTATTTTTTGATAAAAATGACCAGTCTTTATTATTTCTTAAACGTACATTTGGTCTTGTTCAGGATTTTAAAGGTCTTTCCAAATATATAAAACGCTTAAGCAGCAGTTATAAAAAAAATCAGCTGTACCTAAAGATCCAGCCTCATCATCATCAAATGATAAAAAATAACATGAAGGAAATTGAAAGTATTTATATGGAGAAAGTACAATTAATGAAGAATCACTTTCCCGTAAGATCAGCCATTTTGTTTCTTACCGATTTAAAAAATAAAAGGAGACTCTAATGTTTCCTTTTTACTTTTATAGCTTTGTTGTAATAAAAACAATATTATTGTCTCCTAAAATTCCGTTTATTATATTTCGTTCTGTGTTGAGAGTTACTTTAAACCCTATAAGCTCTAGCTTCTTCTGCATTTCTTTCGCAAAAATTGTATACACAAGAATACCTTCATCACTCCTTATGGGATCTCCATGATATTCTGGTTTCATGAGATGAACAATTTCATTATTACCATCTAAGAATGCTCTAACTTCATCATTTTCTTTATCTTCATAATAGGGTACTGTAAATACATGTGAACCTCCTTTTTTCAGGATTCTATGGACTTCACTGAATGCTTTATAAGGATTCGGAATATGCTCAAAAACTTCTGTTGAAACAATTAAATCAAAGGTATTATCATCAAATGGAATATTCATTAAATCTACATTAAGAATTCCATTCTGTTCTTTACCATGTGTTTCATAAGGTCCAAAATATTCACTACAAATATAATGATCAATATGTTTAAGGTAATGATGTAGGGCTCCATTGGATTCAACATTATAAATTCTCAATCCCGAATCTTTACTTATTTCCCTAAGACTGCTATAAGAAGTATTATTTTTCCGATTTATTAACTCTAAAATAACCTTAGACAAATGTCTTTTTCTGGAAATGGAATTACACTTTTTACATGTAGCGTCTTCTCTTAGATTATTCGTTCGTATTTTGATTTTCCTAATGCTTCCACAAACATTACAAAATATAAAACTGAAACCCACTCTAGTTAATTGTTTTTCTATATAATTAATCATGATCATTCAAGCTTATGCAAACAATTTTATTTCTTATACAGTGATGAGATTAAATTAAGCACATTTTTCCCCTGTACTTCTCTTGAAAAAGGATATAAAGCCTTCTTTGAATTCTCTTTTAATCTATTCCACATTTCTTCATTAGAATACAATTCAAGAATATGATCGGCAAAAGCCTGTGCATCACTGATATCACTTACCTGTGCATGAACACTGTGTTGAAGGTTCATCCCCTCCACTCCTATTGGTGTTGTTACAATGGGTAGCTCATATTCCAGAGCCTGACCTATTTTACCTTTAACTCCGGCTCCATATCGTAAAGGAGCTACAAATACCCTGGAGGAGTCAAACCACTCATCAACTGTTTCCTGATATCCAAGAATTCTTACTTTATCTGAACTGTATTTACGGGTAAGTTCTTCTGACAGTTCAGGGCCAATAACATTCACAAAAATGGAGTCATTTTTTTCCCAGACCAGCGGCATGATATCATCTACAAGGAATTTTAATGCATCGATATTGGGAAGGTGTCTGAAACCTCCGATAAACAACAGCCCTTTTCGATCTGCAAATCCGTTTTTATTTACCTGATCCAGTGTATGGAAATTACTTACTACATGTACTTTTTTAATATCGATTCCATTTTGGGAAACAATTCCTTTTTCCACATCACTGATGGCTGCCACTGCATCAGAAGTCCGCATCGCTGAATATTCAAGCTCCTTGGTCTTCTGATTTTTTTTCTCCATTTTCGGTGTTGTCGGCATATATTCCTTTTCCCTTTCAACCCTTAAATAATGAAGATCTACCATATCATAGATCAGTTTTTGTCTGGTGATATGACTTTTTAGAATTTTATGCCAATTTTTAAACCCGTTCGGTCTGAAAATCCATATTAAGTCAATGAGAGGTAACTTTTCAATGATTTGGTCATTAATTTTAACGATCTTATTTTTGGGTGTAACATAATCCTGAAATACCTGAATCCCAAGAGACTCACAATATTCTATATATTTCTTGTCTGTTTCATTAAATGCAGGAATCCCCAACAATATTTTATGGTTGTTGGTAATAAGGATTTTGAAAATTTCATCCAGCCTTCTTGAACCACTATCCTGATCATATTTAGGCATAGATTCTTCAAGGAAAAGAATTGTAGGCTGCTGGAAATTCTTATAGACATTAAGTTGTTGTTTTTGATCGATCTTCAGCCATTTATCGCCTTCAAATCTGGAATTCCAGCGGTCTTTAAATTTTTTGGCATTCTTTTCCAGTAATAGTTCTTTATTGGAGTTTTTCCCTGTATAACTGATATTTTCAAAATGAAGAATTTCAGATTTCGGCTGATAATAGATATCCAAATTCTGTACATATTTCAGTCGCTGACAGAAATCGGTTTCTTCATAATAAGCAGGCAAGAATTCTTCATCCAGGAAGTTTAAATTCCCATTGATGTCAAGTCTTTTAAATAACAGGCTGCATCCTGAGCAATAATCCACTTTTCTTAAAAAATTGAAAGATGGGTCATCAATAGAACTGAATCTTCCAAGATTTACAATTTCACAGTCTTTGAATATAAGACAGCCGGCTTCTTGAAGCGTATTATCCCCGAAAATCATTTTTGATCCTACAGCTCCTACCCTCTCTTTGGTTTCAAAAACCTCAAGAAGTGAGCTTAAATAATTCTCCTGAACTTCCGTATCATTATTCAGCAGGTATATATATTCTCCTTTCGCAGTCTGAATCCCTTTATTGACATTTCTTAAAAAACCAAGGTTTTCAGCATTATTAATAATTGTAATTCCCTTGATTTTGCTCAGATATTCCAAAGTCTCATCTGAGCTATTGTCATTGATAATGATAATTTCTCTGGAAACATTCAGATCATGTTGTTCAATGGTATAAAGACAGTTAAGGGTATATCTGATTTGATTATAAACAGGAATAATAATAGAAACCTGAGGCGTATGGGAATCGGTATTTAAATTGAATTCATAACTTTTAAAGAAATCAAGATCAAAATGATTAATTTCGATTTTCCTTTTATTTTTTATGAATTTGTAGTCTTTTATTTTATTTTTGAAAAATCTTTTAATTCCCATTTTAAATTTATTATTTTGTTGGATCTAACCAATTAAGGAAACGAAATTAAGCATTTATTACAAATTATGATAGTAATAAGCCTGTTATCTTTACCCTGTGATTATCCATATTTTCACTTCTGTTAAGTATATTATGATGATATTAATAGAATTGTTGTAAGATATCATTCTTGTAAAAATATAGTTCGGAATTGCATTAGCTCAAAAGTTTTATAATACATTACAAAACTGTTTTTATGTTTAAGAAATACAAAAATGAGAAATGAAGAAAATGAGAATACAAATTATTAAACAGAGATCGTTTCTTTACTCAGGCAGATCTTTATAAAAAGAATTACCAACAGATTAGTTCAAAAAAAGTATTCATATTATTATGAAAGAAAGAAAAATATATTTTATTTGCCCATCAGTTTCTGTGCCGTTTGGGGGTATAAAGCAAATCTACAAATATGTAAATATTCTAAACAATCACGGTTATAATGCTGCTGTCTTGCTCAAGAAAAATAAGAAAAAAGCTAATATTTGGTATCCTTTTACAAAGATTTCTTATCATTATGAGCTTATTAAGAATATTGAAAACAGCAGTAGCTCTAAAAATCATAAAAACAGTTTATACGAAAAATTAAAAATTTTCTTTCACTGTTTTTTTTCACCTCAAATAGAGAAAGATGCACTATTTGTTTTTCCGGAAATATATGGAAAATCATTTCATAAAACCATTCCCAATCATCAGTATGTAATCCTTAATCAGAATTGTTATTATACTTTTCAGGGTTACGGGTATGATTATAATGAGGAAAACCCTTATTTAAGTAAAAACTGTATGGGAACTATTGTAGCATCAGAAAATGCGCAGAAGTACTTTGATCTTGTTTTCCCTTCACATAATTTATATAAAGCACGTTTAGGAATTGATACTGAAGTCTTTAATTTTGGTAATAAAAAAAAGCGAAAAATTGCTTTTATGCCAAGGAAACTTTCTGAGGATTCTTTGCAGATTATTAACATTATAAAAGCACGCAAAAAATTGAATGATTGGGAGTTTTTTCCAATTGATAATATGGATGAAAAAGAAGTTGCACAACATTTAAAAGAATCTGTTTTTTTCTTAAGCTTCAACCATAGAGAAGGTTTTGGACTTCCTCCTATAGAAGCTATGTCTTGCGGGTGTTTTGTAATTGGATATTCCGGGCAAGGGGGAAAAGAATATTTCAAAGAAGAATTTTCTTGCCTCATTGAGGAAGGTAATATTATTGATTTCGTTGAGAAATTGGAACATTACGCTTTGGAATATAGTACGAATTCAGATCTCTTTTTTGAAAAGGGTAAAATAGCATCACAATTTGTTTTAGAAAATTATTCGCTGGAAAATGAGACAAAAGATTGGATCAATATATGGGAAAAGATAATTTCATGAGGTTACAAAATTAGTTTTTGTAAAAAGTAAAACCTGTGAAATAAAATATATTCATCAAACTACAATAAAGTTCGAACAAAAAAAATAGACTGACCTTTCGGTCAGTCTATTTTCTATATTTATTTTTTATTTGCCCAAACTATACTGCCATTATTGTTGTATATCACAATATTACCATCATTCTGAACTGAAAGTCTATCAATATTTGAGGAACTTACCCCTGTACTGTATACAGGCCTATTTGAAGAGTCATAAACTACCAGATTTCCATCGTCCTGAAAAATAGCACTTCGTCCTCTTCCTGCTGTTGCAGTAGACCAGATATCTTTTTTATTTCCATTACTATACATTACTAAATTACCATCTGTTTGGAAAATTAAGTAATAGTTATAATCTTCAGAATATATCTTTTCGCCTTTTACAAATCTAAATCCTTTGTAAATATTACCTCTACTATAGCTTCCGGTATTATTAGAATTTCCATTAGAATTATCATTAGAAGACCACAATGCATTTCTTCTTCTATTATAAATTACCAGATTACCGTCGTCCTGCATTTCAAGGCTGGTCGCATTTTTATTAACTGTATTTGTACTAAATACAGCATTTCCTGAGTAATTATAAACTACAAGATTGCCATCGTCCTGAAAAATTGCTCTCGTACCCTCGCCTTGTGTTTTAGAATCCCATTTCGGTTGGTTTCTACGATTGTAAACCACCAAATTTCCATCATTTTGAAAAGTCAGAAAATACTGTCCATTTTGAGATTCATACCTTCTATCTTTTATCAAATTAGTCCCTCGTGTAAAACTTTGGGCCATAATGCAAATACTTGCAAATAGACCAAACATTACAAATAAATTTTTTCTCATAATTTAATTGATATATTTTAATATATAAAGATATATAATAAAAATCATTTTTTTGCTATCTACCCTCCAAAAGTACCTCGCACAGCTAACAAAAATTCAATGGTAAGAACTTTCCTTTTTCTTAATACAAAATATTAACAAATTTATTTTCTCTACTTCAAAGAAATTTCAACAAAAAGCATTGACTCTGGATTTCTTTCAACAAAAATAATTGAAGCTTAACTCAGAAATTTATTTTAATATACCTCTTATCCATTTAGAAAAAATGAAAAAAGAACTGACAAAAACTTGCAGCCATACAAATCCGGTAAATAAATTAGAGCCTAAAACTTTCTGATTTAGAAAATAAAAATCAATTTATGCTAAATGTACAACAGGTTTAAAAGTAAAAATCGGAAAATACACGGTCATAAATCATCTCCTAAACGCATAATTTTAAGTAAATTTGCAAAAATTAAAATTGAAATGGAGAAAGTAAGAGTACGTTTTGCTCCAAGTCCTACCGGACCTTTACATTTGGGAGGCGTAAGAACTGCATTATATGATTACCTTTTTGCAAAAAATCAAGGGGGAGAATTTGTATTGAGAATTGAAGATACAGACACCGCAAGATATGTAGAAGGAGCTGAGGAATACATTGAGGAAGCTTTAGAATGGTGTGGAATTATCCCTGATGAAAGTCCTAAGAAAGGAGGAAAATTTGCCCCTTACCGACAATCTGAAAGAAGAGATATCTATGACAGATACACAGAACAGATCTTAAAAACAGATTATGCTTACATCGCTTTCGATACGGCAGAAGAACTGGATGCTGTTCGTGCAGAATACGAAGCAAAAGGAGATGTTTTCTCTTATGATAATAAAACCAGAAACCATTTAAGAAACAGTCTTGCTCTTTCTGAAGAGGAAGTTCAGAAATTATTGGATGAAAAAACTCCTTATGTGGTAAGATTCAAAATGCCTGTAGACAGAGTATTGAATCTTGAAGACATCATCCGTGGAAAATCAGCAGTGAACACCAATACATTAGATGATAAAGTTCTGGTAAAAAACGACGGAATGCCAACCTACCACTTCGCCAACATCATTGATGACCACGAAATGGAAATTTCTCACGTGATCCGTGGTGAAGAATGGCTACCTTCTTTGGGACTACACACCTTGTTATACGAAGCAATGGGTTGGGAAGCACCACAGTTTGCACACCTTTCTTTAATTCTGAAACCGGAAGGAAAAGGAAAACTAAGTAAAAGAGACGGGGATAAATTCGGATTCCCGGTATTCCCGCTTGATTTCAAAGATCCTGCAACAGGAATTGTTTCCAAAGGATACAGAGAAAATGGTTACCTTCCTGATGCATTCATCAATATGGTAGCATTATTAGGATGGTCTCCAGCAGATGATAAAGAAGTTCTTTCTTTGGATGAAATGGCTAAAGAATTTGATCTTCATAAAGTACACAAAGCAGGCGCTAGATTCAGCAAAGAGAAATCTGAATGGTTCAACCACCAGTATATTCAGATGAAATCGGATGAAGAGCTTCTTCAGATGCTTAAAAATTCAGATCTTGATCTTTCCAATGCTTCAGATGAAAAGCTGTTAAAAGTAATTCCTCTGATGAAAGAAAGAGCTACTTTCCCGAAAGACATCTACGAAAACGGGAAATTCTTCTTTGAGGCACCCACATCTTATGATGAAAAAGCATCTAAAAAAGCATGGAATGATGAAACATCTGCTATTTTAGGAGAATTGGCTACCATATTTGCATCTACAGACTTTGCTGCAGAGACCTTAAAGCAAGCTATGCATGATTTTGCGGAAAACAAAGGTTTGGGAATGGGTAAAGTAATGATGCCACTTCGTTTATCTTTAGTAGGAGAATTGAAAGGACCAGATGTTCCGGACATTCTGGAAATCATTGGAAAAGAGGAAAGTATAGCTAGAATAAGCAATGCTATAAATAATTTTAAATAGAATTACCATAATTTTTCATACATTTGAAAGATTTAATTTACTTCAAGAAATGGAATATTTAAGTTTCGAACTTCCTATCAAAGAATTGATGGACCAATACCAGACATGTTCTTTAGTAGGAGAAGAAAGTGGTGTTGATGTAAAATTAGCATGCAGCCAGATTGAGGATAAGATTTTAGAAAAGAAAAAAGAAATCTATAGCAATCTTACACCTTGGCAAAGAGTACAACTGTCCCGCCACCCGGATCGTCCTTATACTTTGGACTATATTCATGGGATGGCAGACAAAGGCAGTTTCTTAGAACTTCATGGAGACAGAAATTTCGCTGATGACCCGGCAATGATTGGAGGATTGATTACCCTGGACGGTCAGAGAGTGATGATTATAGGGACTCAAAAAGGAAGAACTACAAAGGAAAGACAGCACAGAAGATTCGGGATGCCAAATCCTGAAGGATACAGAAAAGCTTTAAGACTCATGAAGCTTGCTGAGAAATTCAACATTCCTGTAGTAACTTTAGTGGATACACCGGGAGCTTATCCAGGATTAGAAGCTGAAGAAAGAGGACAGGGTGAGGCTATTGCAAGAAATATTTTTGAGATGGTTCAGCTTAAGACTCCAATCTTCACTTACATCATTGGAGAAGGAGCAAGTGGTGGAGCATTAGGAATAGGTGTAGGTAATAAAGTATACATGCTGGAAAATACATGGTATACCGTAATTGCTCCTGAAAGTTGCTCTTCTATCTTATGGAGAAACTGGGATCACAAAGAAGATGCAGCTAATGCATTAAACCTTACTCCACAGGATGCTTTAAGAGAAAAGTTCATTGACGGTATTATTGAGGAACCGCTTGGAGGTGCTCACTACGATCAGGAGACCACTTATTTGAACTTGAAAAATTCTATTTTACAAAATATCAAAGCTTTCTCTAAATTTACAGGACAGGAGCTTGAAACCCAGAGACAGGATAAATTCATTGCGATGGGTCAGTTTAAAGGATAAAAAATAAAAAAGGTTAAGAAATTTCTTAACCTTTTTTATTTTAGTTTTCTTCTTCGTTAATCAGCAACATTGAGAGCAATCTCTACATCCTGAGTTATTTTCTTTAGTGAAGAATATTTTGCATCACATACCATTGTAGTCAAAACATATTCTCCTTTATCAATCAAAATAAAGTTTTCTCCTTTGGCAGGAACACTTAAATTATAATATTTTTTACCGCTTATTTTCACGATCAGATTACAGCTTGATCTGTTTTTAATATTGATATAAGCCTCATTTTTATTGATATCATTATTAAAAAGATGTGTAAGCATCGCTGCTGTTTTTTTATTGGCTTCACTAGGTTCTGATTTTGCTGAAGAACCTGCACTTTTTACAGCACTCACCGAAGCATAGCTTGCAAGCCTTTCTTCTTTCAATGCATTGATGGCATTATTTACTTTATCTGTATTCTTGGTATTATTTGCCGTGGATGCTTTATTAGCAGCTATTACTTTACCACTGTTCAGCTCATTATTTTTAACAATATTTTCAATTTTTTCTTTGCTGATCGGCTTTATTGTAGGTTTAGCTTCAGGCGAATTATCTGCCATGATAATTTCCATCAGCCTTTTTTTAAAGAAGTCATTTCGGGCGTGCCCCGGGTTTTGCTTAATGAAGCCTGCGATCACTCTTGTCTCTTTTGAGACTTCAGCTTCCTGCTCCGTGTAAATAATCACGGTTTCTTTTTCCACAACAGCTTTAGATTTTGTTTTTTTCTTTTTCTGAGAAAAACCAAGGGAAAAAATGCATATAAAAAGGAGAAGGAAGATTTTTTTCATTAATCAAATCTTTAAAATAGTATTAAATATATTAATAACGTGAAAAGTCGTTTTTTAGTTTATCATTAAAATCATTATCTTTGCACTGCTTTAAAATTAAGCTAAAAATTAATACTAATCTTAAATAAAAAATAATAGATATTATGTCTTATACACCAGTTGCTGCAGACGTAGCTAAATTAAGAAACCAAACAGGTGCAGGTATGATGGACTGCAAAAAAGCTCTAGTTGAAGCTGAAGGAGACTTCGAAAAAGCGGTAGATATCCTTAGAAAAAAAGGACAAAAAGTTGCTGCTAACAGAGCTGACAGAGAATCTACGGAAGGAGCTGTAATCGCAAGAGTAAATGAAGATAACACTTTAGGTGCTATCATCTCTTTAAACTGTGAGACTGACTTCGTTGGTAAAAACGAAGCTTTCATCGAACTAGCTTACGAATTAGCTGAAATGGCAATCTTCGCTGCTACTAAAGAAGAATTATTAGCTACAGATTTCCACGGAATGACTGTTGCTGAGAAATTGATTGAGCAGACAGGTGTTATCGGTAGAAAAAATCGAAATTGGTACATTCGAAAGAATCGAAGGACCATTCCTAGGAGCTTATATCCACGCTGGAAACAAAATTGCTGCGATCACTTCACTTTCTGCAAAAGTAGACGGAGCTGATGAAGTTGCTAAATCCGTTTCTATGCAAGCTGCTGCAATGAACCCAATCGCTCTTGACGAAACTAAAGTTTCTCAAGAAACTATCGACAAAGAATTAGAGATCGAGAGACACAAACTTACTGAAGAAGGTAAGCCTGCAAACATTATCGACAATATCTTAAAAGGTAAAATGCAGAGATTCTACAAAGACAACACTTTGGTACACCAAGATTTCATCAAGGATTCTAGTATCTCAGTTGCTGACTATGTAAAATCTGTAAATGCAGACCTAAAAGTAACAGGATTTATAAGAGTAAGCTTATAATCCAGCTTTTTAGAATATATAGTCCCGGTGAAAAATTCACCGGGATTTTTTATGGACTTACATTCTCAAATATGAACACAAAATGAAGTGAATTTTAAATTTTAAACAATTATACAGTAAACCAGAAAAGCAAGTTTTTTTTCTATAAAATTGCGATTATTAATACTTAAATTTGCGGCCCTTATAATAACGCATGAAAAAATTTCTACTGACTTTTTGCACTTTTTTTTGTCTATTAGTTAATGCCCAATTGGATACGGAACACTGGTTTGCGCCTATGTCTGCAAGTAACCTTCAGGGTACTCCAAAAGGGTATCTTTACCTTTCCACTAATGAAACAGTACCTTTTACAGTACAGGTCTTTAATAACAACAATGTAATCGCTACCGTACAGCTCAGCAAAGGAAATCCTGTAAAACAGTCTATTTCCAATAATATGATGATTGCTTCCGCAGCGTCCAGCCTCTTTAAATCTGTTTCAATGGGGTTACATGTTAAAGGCAGCAAGAAGTTTTTTGCCAGCTATAGATTTGTAGTGAAGGATCAGGCAGAATTTATTACCTCTAAAGGATTAGCCGGCATTGGAAAAACCTTCTTTGCTGGAGTAGCACCCATTACATCAGCCAAACCTTATGTAAATTCCACGATTGGAATTACAGCTACGGAAGATAATACTACTGTAACCTTATCCGGATATGATCAGAATGTTATTTTCTCAGACTTAGTATCAGCACCATCAAGAACTTTTGTTATCAATAAAGGAAAATCATATATTATTGAAGCACAGAGTAATCTAAGCCCTAATAACTTAAAAGGATTGGTAGGTGCAAAGATTGTTGCTGATAAACCCATATCTGTAACCAATGGAAATTTTAACAGTATCTATACAACAAAGAACAGTACCAATGTGGATGTATTGATGGATCAGGCTGTTCCTGTTGAAAGATTGGGTAAAGATTTCGTAATGGTAAAAGGGAACGGACCAGCCAACTCAGGGATGGAAGCCGCTTTAGTAATTGCTACCGTAAACAATACTAAACTTACAGTAAACGGAAATCCTCTTAACAGCATTACTCTTAATGTCGGAGAACATTATCTGGTACAGGGGACCTATTATGTGAGTCAGGCTAACGGAAACTTCAACATGAGCATTTCCGCAAACAATAATGTATATGTATATCAACTCCTTGCAGGGACTTCTACCGGAAATATTTATGCTACAGGAGGAATGAACTTCATCCCGCCTTTAAGTTGCTTTTTACCTACAGAAATTAATGAAATTGGATCCATTGATGAAATAGGAAATGATTCCTTTAATGCAAGACTCAATATCATCACACAAACAGGAGCTACAGTAACTGTTAACGGAACCCCTATTACAGCCAATGGTCCTGCATCTGTTACCGGAAATCCGAATTGGGTTACCTATTCTATTCCCAGTGTAACAGGTAACATTACAGTCACTTCAACCAAACCTGTCACTGCAGGTATAGCAGCAGGAAACGGAGCTGTAGGATATGGTGGATACTTTGCAGGATTCTCATCCATTCCGGTGATTACTAAAACAGGAGACTGCTATAACGGTGTTCTTTTACAGGTAGAACCTGGTTATGATCTGTATAAATGGTATCGTAACGGTACGGAAATCCTTGGTGCTACAACTCCTACTATCAATCCAGACTTATACGGATCAGGGATCTATACCTGTGAAA
Proteins encoded in this region:
- a CDS encoding glycosyltransferase, which codes for MGIKRFFKNKIKDYKFIKNKRKIEINHFDLDFFKSYEFNLNTDSHTPQVSIIIPVYNQIRYTLNCLYTIEQHDLNVSREIIIINDNSSDETLEYLSKIKGITIINNAENLGFLRNVNKGIQTAKGEYIYLLNNDTEVQENYLSSLLEVFETKERVGAVGSKMIFGDNTLQEAGCLIFKDCEIVNLGRFSSIDDPSFNFLRKVDYCSGCSLLFKRLDINGNLNFLDEEFLPAYYEETDFCQRLKYVQNLDIYYQPKSEILHFENISYTGKNSNKELLLEKNAKKFKDRWNSRFEGDKWLKIDQKQQLNVYKNFQQPTILFLEESMPKYDQDSGSRRLDEIFKILITNNHKILLGIPAFNETDKKYIEYCESLGIQVFQDYVTPKNKIVKINDQIIEKLPLIDLIWIFRPNGFKNWHKILKSHITRQKLIYDMVDLHYLRVEREKEYMPTTPKMEKKNQKTKELEYSAMRTSDAVAAISDVEKGIVSQNGIDIKKVHVVSNFHTLDQVNKNGFADRKGLLFIGGFRHLPNIDALKFLVDDIMPLVWEKNDSIFVNVIGPELSEELTRKYSSDKVRILGYQETVDEWFDSSRVFVAPLRYGAGVKGKIGQALEYELPIVTTPIGVEGMNLQHSVHAQVSDISDAQAFADHILELYSNEEMWNRLKENSKKALYPFSREVQGKNVLNLISSLYKK
- a CDS encoding acetyl-CoA carboxylase carboxyltransferase subunit alpha, which produces MEYLSFELPIKELMDQYQTCSLVGEESGVDVKLACSQIEDKILEKKKEIYSNLTPWQRVQLSRHPDRPYTLDYIHGMADKGSFLELHGDRNFADDPAMIGGLITLDGQRVMIIGTQKGRTTKERQHRRFGMPNPEGYRKALRLMKLAEKFNIPVVTLVDTPGAYPGLEAEERGQGEAIARNIFEMVQLKTPIFTYIIGEGASGGALGIGVGNKVYMLENTWYTVIAPESCSSILWRNWDHKEDAANALNLTPQDALREKFIDGIIEEPLGGAHYDQETTYLNLKNSILQNIKAFSKFTGQELETQRQDKFIAMGQFKG
- a CDS encoding glycosyltransferase — encoded protein: MKERKIYFICPSVSVPFGGIKQIYKYVNILNNHGYNAAVLLKKNKKKANIWYPFTKISYHYELIKNIENSSSSKNHKNSLYEKLKIFFHCFFSPQIEKDALFVFPEIYGKSFHKTIPNHQYVILNQNCYYTFQGYGYDYNEENPYLSKNCMGTIVASENAQKYFDLVFPSHNLYKARLGIDTEVFNFGNKKKRKIAFMPRKLSEDSLQIINIIKARKKLNDWEFFPIDNMDEKEVAQHLKESVFFLSFNHREGFGLPPIEAMSCGCFVIGYSGQGGKEYFKEEFSCLIEEGNIIDFVEKLEHYALEYSTNSDLFFEKGKIASQFVLENYSLENETKDWINIWEKIIS
- a CDS encoding class I SAM-dependent methyltransferase; the protein is MINYIEKQLTRVGFSFIFCNVCGSIRKIKIRTNNLREDATCKKCNSISRKRHLSKVILELINRKNNTSYSSLREISKDSGLRIYNVESNGALHHYLKHIDHYICSEYFGPYETHGKEQNGILNVDLMNIPFDDNTFDLIVSTEVFEHIPNPYKAFSEVHRILKKGGSHVFTVPYYEDKENDEVRAFLDGNNEIVHLMKPEYHGDPIRSDEGILVYTIFAKEMQKKLELIGFKVTLNTERNIINGILGDNNIVFITTKL
- a CDS encoding glycosyltransferase family 2 protein, whose product is MKTSVALCTYNGEKYIKYQLDSILNQTVPIDEIIICDDGSTDSTISILNSYQEQHPSIFKIYTNENNLRSVKNFEKAISLCSNEFIFLSDQDDIWADHKVKIHLDYFKKHENINVIATNGYCITDDGEKKEMYSFWDLPAIAKSADKNLSIKETLSKVTNIATGASMSLRKSFLKEIMPIPDSEGLHHDEWIAFIAVQKDSFVMLDEKLFYYRIHKHQQIGGVFFDKNDQSLLFLKRTFGLVQDFKGLSKYIKRLSSSYKKNQLYLKIQPHHHQMIKNNMKEIESIYMEKVQLMKNHFPVRSAILFLTDLKNKRRL
- a CDS encoding DUF6759 domain-containing protein; translated protein: MKKIFLLLFICIFSLGFSQKKKKTKSKAVVEKETVIIYTEQEAEVSKETRVIAGFIKQNPGHARNDFFKKRLMEIIMADNSPEAKPTIKPISKEKIENIVKNNELNSGKVIAANKASTANNTKNTDKVNNAINALKEERLASYASVSAVKSAGSSAKSEPSEANKKTAAMLTHLFNNDINKNEAYINIKNRSSCNLIVKISGKKYYNLSVPAKGENFILIDKGEYVLTTMVCDAKYSSLKKITQDVEIALNVAD
- the gltX gene encoding glutamate--tRNA ligase — encoded protein: MEKVRVRFAPSPTGPLHLGGVRTALYDYLFAKNQGGEFVLRIEDTDTARYVEGAEEYIEEALEWCGIIPDESPKKGGKFAPYRQSERRDIYDRYTEQILKTDYAYIAFDTAEELDAVRAEYEAKGDVFSYDNKTRNHLRNSLALSEEEVQKLLDEKTPYVVRFKMPVDRVLNLEDIIRGKSAVNTNTLDDKVLVKNDGMPTYHFANIIDDHEMEISHVIRGEEWLPSLGLHTLLYEAMGWEAPQFAHLSLILKPEGKGKLSKRDGDKFGFPVFPLDFKDPATGIVSKGYRENGYLPDAFINMVALLGWSPADDKEVLSLDEMAKEFDLHKVHKAGARFSKEKSEWFNHQYIQMKSDEELLQMLKNSDLDLSNASDEKLLKVIPLMKERATFPKDIYENGKFFFEAPTSYDEKASKKAWNDETSAILGELATIFASTDFAAETLKQAMHDFAENKGLGMGKVMMPLRLSLVGELKGPDVPDILEIIGKEESIARISNAINNFK